A region from the Pseudomonas sp. Teo4 genome encodes:
- the ribBA gene encoding bifunctional 3,4-dihydroxy-2-butanone-4-phosphate synthase/GTP cyclohydrolase II, producing MALNSIEELVEDIRQGKMVILMDDEDRENEGDIIMAAECCLPEHINFMAKHARGLICMPMTRERCETLKLPLMAPRNGSGFGTKFTVSIEAAEGVTTGISAADRARTVQAAAAKDAKAEDIVSPGHIFPLMAQPGGTLARAGHTEAACDLARMAGFEPSGVICEVMNDDGTMSRRAELEVFAAEHGLKIGTIADLIHYRMIHERTVQRVSEQPIESELGQFNLVTYRDAVEGDVHMALTLGKICAEEPTLVRVHNMDPLRDLLMVKQPGRWSLRAAMAAVAEAGSGVVLLLGHPLDGDVLLAHIRESAGDAPTKAPTTYSTVGAGSQILRDLGVRKMRLMSSPMKFNAISGFDLEVVEYVPSE from the coding sequence GTGGCGCTCAACAGCATCGAAGAACTGGTAGAAGACATCCGCCAGGGCAAAATGGTCATCCTCATGGACGACGAAGACCGTGAGAACGAAGGCGACATCATCATGGCCGCCGAGTGCTGCCTGCCTGAGCACATCAACTTCATGGCCAAGCACGCCCGTGGCCTGATCTGCATGCCGATGACCCGCGAGCGTTGCGAAACGCTGAAGCTGCCGCTGATGGCGCCGCGCAACGGCTCGGGCTTCGGCACCAAGTTCACCGTATCGATCGAGGCCGCTGAAGGCGTCACCACCGGCATCTCCGCCGCCGACCGCGCCCGCACCGTGCAGGCCGCCGCCGCCAAGGACGCCAAGGCTGAAGACATCGTCAGCCCCGGCCACATCTTCCCGCTGATGGCCCAGCCTGGCGGCACCCTGGCTCGCGCCGGCCACACTGAAGCCGCCTGCGACCTGGCACGCATGGCCGGTTTCGAGCCTAGCGGCGTGATCTGCGAAGTGATGAACGACGACGGCACCATGTCGCGCCGCGCCGAGCTGGAAGTGTTCGCCGCCGAGCACGGCCTGAAGATCGGCACCATCGCCGACCTGATCCACTACCGCATGATCCACGAGCGCACCGTGCAGCGCGTCTCCGAACAGCCGATCGAAAGCGAGCTGGGCCAGTTCAACCTGGTCACCTACCGCGACGCGGTGGAAGGCGACGTGCACATGGCCCTGACTCTGGGCAAGATCTGCGCCGAAGAGCCGACCCTGGTGCGTGTGCACAACATGGACCCGCTGCGTGACCTGCTGATGGTCAAACAGCCGGGCCGCTGGAGCCTGCGCGCGGCCATGGCCGCGGTGGCCGAGGCGGGTAGTGGCGTGGTGCTGCTGCTGGGTCACCCGCTGGACGGCGACGTATTGCTGGCGCACATCCGCGAAAGCGCGGGCGATGCGCCGACCAAGGCGCCGACCACCTACAGCACCGTTGGTGCCGGTTCGCAGATCCTGCGTGACCTGGGCGTGCGCAAGATGCGCCTGATGAGTTCGCCGATGAAGTTCAATGCGATATCCGGATTCGATCTGGAAGTTGTAGAATACGTGCCCTCCGAGTGA
- the ribE gene encoding 6,7-dimethyl-8-ribityllumazine synthase, whose translation MTLKTIEGTFIAPKGRYALVVGRFNSFVVESLVSGAVDALVRHGVSESDITIIRAPGAFEIPLVAQKVAQQGEYDAIIALGAVIRGGTPHFEYVAGECTKGLAQVSMEFGVPVAFGVLTVDSIEQAIERSGTKAGNKGAEAALSALEMVSLLAQLEAK comes from the coding sequence ATGACCCTGAAGACCATCGAAGGTACCTTCATCGCCCCCAAAGGTCGCTATGCTTTGGTGGTTGGCCGCTTCAACAGCTTCGTCGTCGAAAGCCTGGTAAGCGGTGCAGTCGATGCCCTGGTTCGCCATGGCGTCAGCGAAAGCGACATCACCATCATCCGTGCCCCGGGCGCGTTCGAAATCCCGCTGGTGGCCCAGAAAGTCGCCCAGCAAGGTGAATACGACGCGATCATCGCCCTGGGCGCAGTGATCCGTGGCGGTACCCCGCACTTCGAATACGTGGCGGGCGAATGCACCAAGGGCCTGGCCCAGGTGTCCATGGAGTTCGGTGTACCGGTCGCCTTCGGCGTCCTGACCGTCGACTCCATCGAGCAAGCCATCGAGCGTTCCGGCACCAAGGCCGGTAACAAAGGTGCTGAAGCTGCCCTGTCCGCTCTGGAAATGGTCAGCCTGCTGGCGCAGTTGGAGGCCAAGTGA
- the nusB gene encoding transcription antitermination factor NusB, which yields MISDESDRFNPRDPKPADAGKPSKSAKRREARKLATQALYQWHMAQHSLNEIEAQFRVDNDFSDVDGAYFREILHGVPAIKVEIDTALAPCLDLALEELDPVELAVLRLSTWEFIKRVDVPYRVVINEGVELAKVFGATDGHKFVNGVLDKLAPTLREAEVKANKR from the coding sequence GTGATTAGCGACGAAAGCGATCGTTTCAACCCGCGCGATCCAAAACCTGCGGATGCCGGCAAGCCATCGAAGAGCGCCAAGCGCCGCGAAGCCCGCAAGCTCGCGACCCAGGCCCTGTACCAATGGCACATGGCTCAGCATTCGCTGAACGAGATCGAGGCACAATTCCGGGTCGATAACGATTTCTCCGATGTCGATGGCGCCTATTTCCGCGAAATCCTGCACGGGGTTCCGGCAATCAAGGTCGAGATCGATACGGCCCTGGCACCTTGCCTGGACCTGGCATTGGAAGAGCTCGACCCGGTCGAGCTGGCTGTGCTGCGTCTGTCCACCTGGGAGTTCATCAAGCGCGTCGACGTACCGTACCGCGTGGTGATCAACGAAGGTGTGGAACTGGCCAAGGTCTTCGGCGCCACCGACGGCCACAAGTTCGTCAACGGTGTGCTGGACAAGCTCGCACCGACCCTGCGTGAAGCAGAAGTCAAGGCGAACAAGCGCTGA
- the thiL gene encoding thiamine-phosphate kinase: MGEFELINRYFAAASCAQGGEGVVLGIGDDCALLSLPPGEQLAVSTDTLVAGVHFPAICDPYLLGQRSLAVAASDLAAMGATPIAFTLALTLPDVGPDWLAAFAEGLSKMAHRCHISLIGGDTTRGPLSINVTVFGRVPAGQALRRSGARPGDLLCVGAPLGNAAGALPLVLGEREAPAELAEPLLSHFWSPMPQLSLGLMLRGRATAALDISDGLLADCGHIAKASGVALEVNLAQVPVSAALQAFLGQEAAQWAALTGGDDYVLAFTLPPEALSALQSAVAVHVIGRVLEGQGVTLRDPQGQDITPVQRGYQHFRETP; this comes from the coding sequence ATGGGTGAGTTCGAGCTGATCAACCGTTACTTCGCCGCCGCGTCCTGTGCGCAAGGCGGCGAAGGCGTGGTGCTGGGTATCGGTGACGACTGCGCCCTGCTGAGTCTTCCCCCTGGCGAGCAGTTGGCGGTGTCCACCGATACGCTGGTTGCCGGGGTGCACTTTCCCGCAATCTGCGACCCTTACCTGCTCGGCCAGCGCTCGCTGGCAGTGGCGGCCAGTGATCTGGCGGCCATGGGCGCCACGCCGATCGCTTTCACCCTCGCCCTGACCCTGCCTGATGTTGGCCCGGATTGGCTTGCGGCCTTTGCCGAAGGCCTCAGCAAAATGGCCCATCGTTGCCACATAAGCCTGATTGGTGGCGATACCACGCGCGGCCCCTTGAGCATCAATGTGACCGTGTTCGGCAGGGTGCCGGCCGGCCAGGCGCTGCGTCGCAGCGGTGCAAGGCCAGGCGACTTGCTGTGTGTCGGTGCTCCGCTGGGCAACGCGGCGGGTGCATTGCCGTTGGTGCTGGGGGAGCGCGAGGCGCCGGCCGAGCTGGCCGAGCCTTTGTTGAGCCACTTCTGGTCGCCGATGCCACAGCTGAGCCTGGGCCTGATGCTGCGCGGGCGTGCCACTGCTGCACTGGACATCTCCGACGGTCTGCTCGCCGATTGCGGGCATATCGCCAAGGCGTCTGGCGTCGCACTCGAGGTGAACCTGGCGCAGGTGCCAGTGTCTGCTGCCTTGCAGGCCTTCCTAGGGCAGGAAGCTGCCCAGTGGGCCGCGCTCACCGGTGGCGACGACTATGTACTGGCCTTCACCTTGCCGCCCGAGGCACTTTCAGCCCTGCAGAGCGCTGTGGCGGTGCATGTCATCGGCCGCGTGCTCGAGGGCCAGGGCGTGACTCTGCGTGACCCGCAGGGCCAGGACATCACCCCCGTGCAGCGGGGCTACCAACATTTTAGGGAGACACCGTGA
- a CDS encoding phosphatidylglycerophosphatase A, with product MTDHPNQVPAEFVPPSVWRNPWHFIAFGFGSGTLPKAPGTWGSLVALPFIPLWQMLPDWGYWLLLGITMLFGFWLCGKVANDLRVHDHEGIVWDEMVGMWITLWLVPEGWQWLLAGFLMFRFFDILKPWPIRWVDRHVHGGVGIMLDDILAGVFAWLGMQVLVWVVA from the coding sequence GTGACCGACCACCCCAACCAGGTGCCTGCGGAGTTCGTTCCGCCTTCGGTCTGGCGCAACCCCTGGCACTTCATTGCATTCGGCTTCGGTTCAGGCACGCTGCCCAAGGCCCCAGGTACCTGGGGTTCGCTGGTGGCGCTGCCGTTCATTCCGCTGTGGCAGATGCTGCCTGACTGGGGCTACTGGCTGCTGCTGGGCATCACCATGCTGTTTGGCTTCTGGTTGTGCGGCAAAGTTGCGAATGACTTGCGTGTGCACGACCATGAAGGCATTGTCTGGGATGAGATGGTCGGCATGTGGATCACCCTGTGGCTGGTGCCAGAAGGATGGCAGTGGCTGCTGGCAGGGTTTTTGATGTTCCGCTTCTTCGACATCCTCAAGCCGTGGCCGATCCGCTGGGTCGACCGCCACGTGCATGGCGGTGTCGGAATCATGCTCGACGATATCCTGGCCGGCGTTTTTGCCTGGCTGGGCATGCAGGTTCTGGTATGGGTGGTGGCCTGA
- a CDS encoding transporter substrate-binding domain-containing protein yields MAIRTMLLAMMLILAPWAGNAAAEDTPRQIHLVSEEWLDYTNADGTGVAWDVLRKVFEPAGVKVVVQSAPYSRAVGLVKRGTADAWVGSYKEENDDNLYPRWHFDMDHIYALGLVSKPVPTLDTVGQYRLAWVRGYDYGSYLPNVHDFREIQRREGILPMLEHDRVDFYIDALTEVDYVLGQASQPERFRRTHVAELPLYLAFGRSDQAKALIKVFDRRMAELVRSGELKPIFEHWKQPYPFTPDSKPQ; encoded by the coding sequence ATGGCCATAAGGACGATGCTGCTGGCAATGATGCTGATACTTGCCCCATGGGCAGGTAACGCGGCGGCCGAGGACACGCCCAGGCAGATACACCTGGTCAGCGAAGAGTGGCTCGATTACACCAACGCGGACGGTACCGGGGTGGCCTGGGACGTGCTGCGCAAGGTGTTCGAGCCAGCCGGGGTCAAGGTGGTGGTGCAAAGCGCGCCTTACAGCCGCGCGGTTGGCCTGGTCAAACGGGGCACAGCCGATGCCTGGGTCGGTTCGTACAAGGAAGAGAACGACGACAACCTGTACCCGCGCTGGCATTTCGATATGGACCATATCTATGCGCTGGGCCTGGTCAGCAAGCCTGTGCCGACACTGGACACTGTCGGTCAATACCGCCTGGCCTGGGTGCGCGGCTATGACTACGGCAGTTACCTGCCCAATGTGCACGACTTCCGTGAGATCCAACGGCGCGAAGGCATCCTGCCAATGCTCGAGCACGACCGCGTTGACTTCTACATCGATGCGTTGACCGAGGTCGACTATGTGCTGGGGCAGGCGTCGCAACCAGAGCGCTTCCGCCGTACCCACGTGGCCGAACTGCCGCTTTACCTGGCGTTTGGCCGCAGCGATCAGGCCAAGGCGTTGATCAAGGTGTTCGACAGGCGCATGGCCGAGTTGGTGCGAAGTGGTGAGCTCAAGCCAATCTTCGAGCACTGGAAGCAGCCGTACCCGTTTACCCCGGACAGCAAACCGCAGTGA
- the ribA gene encoding GTP cyclohydrolase II: MPVVFVAASKLPTPFAIFTMHGFLDEATGREHVVLSLGDIADGQPVLGRLHSECLTGDALFSQRCDCGSQLEAALQAIAREGRGVLLYLRQEGRGIGLLNKIRAYELQDGGADTVEANERLGFAADQRDYAMCLPMLEHLGVQSLRLMTNNPRKVKALTDMNIKVAERVPLHTGHNPHNRLYLATKADKLGHMMGNKHQGEVPQA, translated from the coding sequence GTGCCCGTCGTCTTTGTTGCCGCCTCGAAACTCCCGACGCCCTTCGCGATCTTCACCATGCATGGCTTCCTCGACGAAGCCACTGGCCGTGAGCATGTAGTGCTCAGCCTGGGTGATATCGCCGACGGCCAGCCGGTGCTGGGGCGCCTGCACTCCGAGTGCCTGACCGGCGATGCCCTGTTCAGCCAGCGCTGCGACTGTGGCTCGCAGCTGGAAGCCGCATTGCAGGCCATCGCCCGCGAAGGCCGTGGCGTGCTGCTTTACCTGCGTCAGGAAGGCCGTGGTATTGGCCTGCTGAACAAGATTCGCGCCTATGAGCTGCAAGATGGTGGTGCCGATACCGTCGAGGCCAACGAACGCCTGGGCTTTGCCGCCGACCAGCGTGACTACGCCATGTGCCTGCCGATGCTTGAGCACCTGGGCGTTCAGTCGTTGCGTCTGATGACCAACAACCCGCGCAAGGTCAAAGCCCTGACCGACATGAACATCAAAGTTGCCGAGCGCGTGCCGCTGCACACCGGCCACAACCCGCACAACCGCCTGTACCTGGCGACCAAGGCTGACAAGCTCGGCCACATGATGGGCAACAAGCATCAGGGCGAGGTGCCCCAGGCGTGA
- a CDS encoding MFS transporter — translation MTRGQVKRRLELAWWQYLAVGLVPLPVMAWAFGGGDALVPVLAMPLFIAGAATMFLSLPRFGAYKRALIATSKVLGTAEEPAAWIELARVRRLAMLYACFPAWVAALSVLVGLEAVPQILLALSTVVVLYLYRIPRQLG, via the coding sequence GTGACACGGGGCCAGGTGAAACGGCGGCTGGAGCTGGCCTGGTGGCAATACCTGGCGGTCGGCCTGGTGCCGCTGCCGGTCATGGCCTGGGCCTTCGGCGGTGGCGATGCACTGGTCCCGGTGCTGGCCATGCCGCTGTTCATTGCCGGTGCTGCCACCATGTTTCTCAGCCTGCCGCGCTTCGGCGCCTACAAACGCGCCTTGATCGCCACTTCCAAGGTGCTGGGAACGGCTGAAGAGCCCGCAGCCTGGATCGAGCTGGCCCGTGTCCGGCGGCTGGCGATGCTGTACGCCTGTTTCCCCGCCTGGGTCGCGGCACTGTCGGTGCTGGTGGGCCTTGAAGCCGTGCCGCAAATTCTTCTGGCGCTGTCCACTGTGGTGGTGCTGTACCTCTACCGTATTCCACGTCAGTTGGGCTGA
- a CDS encoding cobalamin-binding protein: MRIVLCLLVLLAGSAWAQEPLRVISLTPSMTEIMLELQADDLLVGVLDGGERPAALRALPSVGRYGQLDMERLLSLEPDLLLLWPGSVPPAQRDQLKRLGIETFSAEPHTLEQLIEQIEAIAERVGRGEQGHRYAVSLRERVRQLRQHYRREQPLGVFYQVWDKPLFTVGAKQVISDALAVCGARNVFDDLDLPAPQVGVEAVLQRDPQVILAGDEAQLASWKAWPRLRAVAGNRLLVVPDKGLERPSGQMIDATERLCALLEAQAPE; encoded by the coding sequence ATGCGCATCGTCCTGTGCCTGTTGGTGCTGCTGGCGGGCAGTGCTTGGGCGCAGGAACCGCTGCGGGTGATCAGCCTGACACCCTCGATGACCGAAATCATGCTCGAGCTGCAGGCCGACGACCTGTTGGTGGGTGTGCTCGACGGTGGTGAGCGACCGGCCGCGTTGCGTGCCTTGCCTTCGGTGGGGCGGTACGGGCAACTGGACATGGAGCGTTTACTGAGCCTTGAGCCCGACCTGCTGTTGCTGTGGCCTGGCAGTGTGCCGCCAGCCCAGCGCGACCAGCTCAAGCGCTTGGGGATCGAGACCTTCAGCGCCGAGCCCCACACCCTCGAACAACTCATCGAGCAGATTGAAGCTATAGCCGAACGTGTAGGCCGTGGCGAGCAAGGGCATCGATACGCCGTGTCACTTCGAGAGCGTGTGCGGCAGCTGCGTCAGCACTATCGGCGCGAACAGCCCCTAGGCGTGTTCTATCAAGTGTGGGACAAACCGCTCTTTACCGTTGGCGCCAAGCAGGTGATCAGCGACGCGCTGGCTGTGTGCGGGGCACGGAACGTGTTCGACGATCTTGACCTGCCTGCACCGCAGGTTGGCGTAGAGGCGGTGCTTCAGCGTGATCCGCAGGTGATTCTGGCCGGTGATGAGGCGCAATTGGCCAGTTGGAAAGCCTGGCCGCGATTGCGTGCCGTGGCGGGAAACCGCTTGCTGGTGGTGCCAGACAAGGGCCTGGAGCGGCCCAGCGGGCAGATGATCGACGCCACCGAGCGTCTGTGTGCGTTGCTGGAGGCCCAAGCGCCAGAGTGA
- the dxs gene encoding 1-deoxy-D-xylulose-5-phosphate synthase, which translates to MPTTFQEIPRERPVTPLLDRADTPAGLRRLAEADLETLADELRQELLYTVGQTGGHFGAGLGVIELTIALHYVFDTPDDRLVWDVGHQAYPHKILTGRRNRMLTLRQKDGIAAFPRRSESEYDTFGVGHSSTSISAALGMAIAARLQNDPRKSIAVIGDGALTAGMAFEALNHAQEVDADMLVILNDNDMSISRNVGGLSNYLAKILSSRTYSSMREGSKKVLSRLPGAWEIARRTEEYAKGMLAPGTLFEELGWNYIGPIDGHDLPTMIATLRNMRDLKGPQFLHVVTKKGKGFAPAEVDPIGYHAITKLEPADKPAAPKKASGPKYSAVFGQWLCDMAAADNRLVGITPAMKEGSDLVAFSERYPERYFDVAIAEQHAVTLAAGMACEGAKPVVAIYSTFLQRAYDQLIHDVAVQNLDVLFAIDRAGLVGEDGPTHAGSYDLSYLRCIPGIVVMTPSDENELRKMLTTGHRYNGPAAVRYPRGTGPNAPISGDLEPLEIGKGVVRRQGEKVALLVFGVQLTEALQVAEQINATVVDMRFVKPLDEALVRELAASHELLVTIEENAIMGGAGAAVGEFLASEGVVKPLLHLGLPDIYVEHAKPAQMLAECGLDAAGIEASIKARMAKLGL; encoded by the coding sequence ATGCCCACGACGTTTCAAGAGATTCCCCGCGAACGCCCGGTCACGCCGTTGCTCGACCGCGCTGACACGCCTGCTGGCCTGCGCCGGCTGGCTGAAGCCGACCTGGAGACCCTGGCCGACGAATTGCGCCAGGAGCTGCTCTACACCGTCGGTCAGACCGGTGGGCATTTCGGCGCCGGTCTGGGCGTCATCGAACTGACGATTGCCCTGCACTACGTCTTCGACACCCCGGATGACCGCCTGGTGTGGGACGTTGGCCACCAGGCCTACCCGCACAAGATTCTCACCGGCCGTCGCAACCGCATGCTGACCCTGCGCCAGAAGGACGGCATCGCCGCTTTCCCGCGCCGCAGCGAAAGCGAGTACGACACCTTTGGCGTCGGCCACTCCAGCACCTCGATCAGCGCCGCGCTGGGCATGGCCATTGCCGCACGCCTGCAGAACGACCCGCGCAAGTCGATCGCGGTGATCGGCGACGGCGCCCTCACTGCCGGCATGGCCTTCGAAGCGTTGAACCACGCCCAGGAAGTCGACGCCGACATGCTGGTGATCCTCAACGACAACGACATGTCGATTTCGCGCAACGTCGGCGGCCTGTCCAACTACCTGGCCAAGATCCTCTCCAGCCGCACCTATTCGAGCATGCGCGAGGGCAGCAAGAAGGTGCTGTCGCGTCTGCCTGGCGCCTGGGAAATCGCCCGCCGCACCGAGGAATACGCCAAGGGCATGCTGGCTCCCGGCACCCTGTTCGAAGAGCTGGGCTGGAACTACATCGGCCCGATCGACGGCCACGACCTGCCCACCATGATCGCCACGCTGCGCAACATGCGTGACCTCAAGGGCCCGCAGTTCCTGCACGTGGTGACCAAGAAAGGCAAAGGCTTCGCCCCGGCCGAGGTCGACCCGATCGGCTACCACGCCATCACCAAGCTGGAGCCGGCCGACAAGCCTGCCGCGCCGAAGAAAGCCAGTGGCCCGAAATATTCCGCGGTATTTGGTCAGTGGCTGTGCGACATGGCCGCCGCCGACAACCGTCTGGTAGGCATTACCCCGGCGATGAAAGAAGGCTCTGACCTGGTCGCCTTCAGCGAACGCTACCCGGAGCGCTACTTCGACGTGGCCATTGCCGAGCAGCACGCCGTCACCCTGGCCGCCGGCATGGCCTGCGAAGGTGCCAAACCAGTGGTGGCGATCTACTCGACCTTCCTGCAGCGCGCCTACGACCAACTGATTCACGATGTGGCGGTGCAGAACCTCGACGTACTGTTCGCCATCGACCGCGCCGGCCTGGTCGGCGAAGACGGCCCGACCCACGCCGGCAGCTACGACCTGTCGTACCTGCGCTGTATCCCGGGCATCGTGGTGATGACCCCAAGCGACGAGAACGAGCTGCGCAAGATGCTCACTACCGGCCACCGCTACAACGGCCCTGCAGCCGTTCGCTACCCGCGTGGCACCGGCCCGAATGCGCCGATCAGCGGTGATCTCGAACCTCTGGAAATCGGCAAGGGCGTGGTCCGCCGCCAGGGTGAGAAAGTCGCCTTGCTGGTGTTTGGTGTGCAGTTGACCGAAGCCCTGCAAGTCGCTGAGCAGATCAACGCAACCGTGGTCGACATGCGCTTCGTCAAGCCTCTGGACGAAGCACTGGTCCGCGAGCTGGCGGCCAGCCATGAACTGCTGGTGACCATCGAAGAGAACGCCATCATGGGTGGTGCCGGCGCGGCCGTTGGCGAGTTCCTGGCCAGCGAGGGCGTGGTCAAACCGCTGCTGCACCTTGGGCTGCCAGACATCTACGTCGAGCATGCCAAGCCTGCGCAAATGCTCGCCGAATGCGGCCTGGACGCTGCTGGTATCGAAGCTTCGATCAAAGCGCGGATGGCCAAGCTCGGCCTGTAA
- a CDS encoding farnesyl diphosphate synthase: protein MISAYQASSQARVDAALEPLFVAPSKELERLYAAMRYSVMNGGKRVRPLLAYAACEALGAPAEQANGAACAVELIHAYSLVHDDLPAMDDDDLRRGQPTTHKAFDEACAILAGDGLQSLAFTALLDPRLSPQPDSIRLAMVQALAKAAGPAGMVGGQAIDLGSVGLKLDQQALEYMHRHKTGALIEASVHLGALASARAEQAQLDALKIYAQAIGLAFQVQDDILDVESDTATLGKRQGADIARDKPTYPALLGLEAAKAYALELRDQALAALDGFGENAEPLRALARYIVERRH, encoded by the coding sequence ATGATCAGCGCTTACCAGGCCAGCAGCCAGGCTCGTGTCGACGCCGCACTGGAACCCCTGTTCGTAGCCCCGTCCAAGGAGCTTGAACGCCTCTACGCCGCGATGCGCTACAGCGTCATGAACGGTGGCAAGCGGGTACGCCCGCTGCTCGCCTATGCCGCCTGCGAAGCCCTGGGTGCCCCGGCCGAACAGGCCAACGGCGCAGCCTGCGCGGTAGAGTTGATCCACGCCTATTCGCTGGTGCACGACGACTTGCCGGCCATGGACGACGATGACCTGCGTCGTGGCCAACCAACTACCCACAAGGCCTTCGACGAAGCCTGTGCCATTCTTGCTGGCGATGGCCTGCAAAGCCTGGCCTTCACCGCCCTGCTCGACCCGCGCCTGAGCCCACAGCCCGACAGCATTCGCCTGGCGATGGTCCAGGCCCTGGCCAAGGCCGCCGGGCCTGCCGGCATGGTCGGCGGCCAGGCCATCGACCTCGGTTCGGTGGGCCTGAAGCTGGACCAGCAGGCGCTCGAGTACATGCACCGGCACAAGACCGGCGCGTTGATCGAAGCCAGCGTGCACCTCGGTGCCCTGGCCAGCGCCCGCGCCGAACAAGCCCAGCTCGATGCCTTGAAAATCTATGCCCAGGCCATAGGCCTGGCGTTCCAGGTCCAGGACGACATCCTCGACGTGGAAAGCGACACCGCCACCCTCGGCAAGCGTCAGGGCGCTGACATAGCCCGTGACAAACCGACCTACCCGGCCCTGCTTGGGCTGGAGGCGGCCAAGGCCTATGCGCTGGAGCTGCGCGACCAGGCGCTGGCTGCGCTCGATGGTTTTGGCGAAAACGCCGAGCCGCTGCGGGCTCTGGCCCGCTACATCGTCGAGCGCCGCCATTAA
- a CDS encoding exodeoxyribonuclease VII small subunit — protein MARKKASIDFEQSLADLQALVERLENGELSLEESLAAFEQGIALTRDCQGALAQAEQKVQILLERDGELAAQPFDAEPEA, from the coding sequence ATGGCCCGCAAAAAAGCCTCCATCGATTTCGAGCAATCCCTCGCAGACCTGCAAGCCCTGGTCGAGCGCCTGGAGAACGGCGAATTGTCGCTGGAAGAGTCGCTGGCCGCCTTTGAACAAGGCATTGCCCTGACCCGTGATTGCCAGGGGGCGCTGGCCCAGGCCGAACAGAAAGTACAGATTCTGCTGGAGCGGGACGGCGAACTGGCCGCCCAACCCTTCGATGCGGAGCCAGAAGCATGA
- the ribB gene encoding 3,4-dihydroxy-2-butanone-4-phosphate synthase, with translation MSTKHHLQFPNVNAAIAAFQAGRPVLLLDDDDREDEADIVAAAENLSLQTMAMMIRDCSGIVCLCLDEATVDALELAPMVQNNQARHGTGFTVSIEAAEGVSTGVSAQDRITTIEAALRSTAEQRHIVSPGHVFPLRARNGGVLTRRGHTEGSVDLARLAGLRPAAVLCELMNPDGSMARGEEVAVYARQYNLPVLTIEELARYREAMLEQEAEMA, from the coding sequence ATGTCCACCAAGCATCACCTGCAATTCCCTAACGTTAACGCCGCCATCGCCGCCTTCCAGGCCGGCCGCCCCGTGCTGCTGCTCGACGATGACGACCGCGAGGACGAAGCCGACATCGTCGCCGCTGCCGAAAACCTGTCGCTGCAAACCATGGCCATGATGATTCGCGACTGCAGCGGGATCGTTTGCCTGTGCCTGGACGAAGCCACCGTCGACGCCCTGGAGTTGGCGCCAATGGTGCAGAACAACCAGGCTCGGCATGGCACTGGTTTCACCGTCAGCATCGAAGCTGCCGAAGGCGTGAGCACCGGGGTGTCGGCCCAGGACCGCATCACCACCATCGAAGCCGCCCTGCGCTCGACCGCCGAGCAGCGCCATATCGTCAGCCCCGGTCATGTATTCCCGCTGCGCGCCCGCAATGGCGGGGTATTGACTCGCCGTGGACACACCGAAGGCTCGGTGGACCTGGCGCGCTTGGCAGGGCTGCGCCCGGCTGCGGTGCTGTGCGAGCTGATGAACCCCGATGGCAGCATGGCCCGGGGTGAAGAAGTGGCAGTGTATGCTCGGCAGTACAACCTGCCGGTACTGACCATTGAAGAGCTGGCGCGCTACCGCGAGGCGATGCTGGAGCAAGAAGCCGAGATGGCCTGA